A genomic region of Alnus glutinosa chromosome 11, dhAlnGlut1.1, whole genome shotgun sequence contains the following coding sequences:
- the LOC133881274 gene encoding uncharacterized protein LOC133881274 translates to MKRLREQQDIPHSLGSKSYARFNHDEASISGTPPTRAESFVKTHTRKDGTFLNERTRDLCERMTQSLSTDPAASDPVSSDTVRWAPGDAYEQAVGRPEYAGRVRQVGPNVTPVRGTCFSYRGRTRGGPAEGTSQDWAAHKIAELEGIVRAERERADSMEQRIRQIDDMEQRMRHFEAFMSSTGLSFVCPGAQQSSPAHVGSTSSVSSAPAGNATTVGPLSPSGQLLTQQSPLGTPSPVTPSLAGQSTVGELTPGTAPRRKLTKGSVSQNKYRKRNTVEGFLHSE, encoded by the exons atgaagcggctgcgggagcagcaagacatcccccatagtctggggtccaaaagttatgccagatttaatcacgatgag gcatctatatctggcacgccccccactcgcgccgagtcgtttgtgaagacgcacacaaggaaagacggcactttcctgaacgagcggacacgggacctatgc gagcggatgacacagagtttgtccactgatcctgctgcctcggaccccgtctcatcagatacggtgcgttgggcacctggcgacgcgtacgagcaagcggttgggcgacccgagtatgcgggtagggttcggcaggttgggccaaacgttactcctgttcgcgggacttgtttctcgtataggggtcgcacacgggggggaccggccgagggcacttctcaggattgggctgctcaCAAAATTGCGgagttggagggcatagtgcgggccgagagagagcgggctgacagcatggagcagcgcatacgaCAGATTGATgatatggagcagcgcatgcgacattttgaggccttcatgtcctctacaggattatcgttcgtatgccctggtgctcagcagtcttcacctgcacacgtcggtagtacgtcatctgttagtagtgcgcctgcag gtaatgcgacaacggttggtccgttgtcgccttctggacaattgctgacccaacaatcccctctcgggactccttcgcccgttacaccatctcttgcgggacaatcgacAGTTGGCGAGCTCACGCCTgggactgcacctc GCCGAAAATTGACCAAAGGATCTGTTAGTCAAAATAagtacagaaaaagaaatactGTTGAAGGTTTCCTACATTCGgaatag